The DNA segment GGTGGAAGGCGAGGCTTCCCCCGACGGTGGGAACGCCGATCGCGTTGCCGTAGTCGGAGATCCCCTCGACGACTCCCTCGAGGAGGTACTTCGAGTGCTCGCGATCGAACCCGCCGAAGTAGAGCGAGTCGGTCAGTGCGATGGGGTAGGCGCCCATCGAGAGGGTGTCGCGCACGATCCCTCCGATCCCCGTTGCCGCGCCGTCGTAGGGATCGACGTAGGAGGGGTGGTTGTGGCTCTCGATGCCGAGCGTGACGTAGGTCTCGTCGTCGAGGGCGACGACCGCGGCGTCGTCACCCGGGCCGATCACGACCTGCTCGCCCTCGCTCTCGAACGCCCCCAGGAGCGGCCGTGAGGAACGATACGCGCAGTGTTCGCTCCAGAGGTTCTCGAAGAGGACAGCCTCCGCGGGCGTGGGCTCGCGGCCCAGCTCGCCCGTGACGATATCGCGATCCGAATCGGAGAGGCTCATTCAGATGCCTGTTGAAATGGGGACGTAATGGGACTTTCCATGTGCACGATCGTGCCGTCGTCCCCGGATGCCTTCGAACGATATTTCGTGAGTTCGTTCCGATATAGTGACTAAGACTCATTATAAGACTAAGGACTAAGCTTATAGCGATTCATATGTTCTAATCTATTCGTGAAAAATGAACGGTAGAGTCGAACACCGCGAGTACGGTAGCGAGGCGACGGACGACGGATCACGAGTACGTCCCGAGGAGGGGCTGCTGCTGACCACGCCGGCGGCGGTGGCGAGGGTCCGTGCGGAGGTCGTCTCGTTCGTCCGCCAGCGAGTCGAGGAGTCGGGCGCGACCGGCGTCGTCGTCCCGATGAGCGGGGGGATCGACTCGACGGTGACCGCGGCGGTCGCCGCGGAGGCGCTTCCCCGAAGTCGGGTCCTCGCGCTGGGGTTGCCCTGTCTGAAGACCGAGTCGGTCGGAACGATCGACGCCCGGACGATCGCCACCGGCCTGGGGATCAGGTACGAGGAAGTCCAGCTCAAGCCGCTGCTCGATCGGTTCGAGGAGGCGATCGAGTCGGAGCTCGGTGTCGTGGAGGACCGGACCACGACCGGGAACGCGATCGCACGGCTGCGGATGAGCTGTGCGTACTACGCGGCGAACGCCGAGTCGTCGCTCGTCCTCGGGACCGCCAACCGCTCGGAGCTGCTGCTCGGCTACTTCACCAAATACGGCGACGGCGGGGCGGACCTCTACCCGCTGGGCGACCTCTACAAGACGGAGGTCCGCGCGCTCGCGCCGCGGGTGGGTCTCCCCCAGCGAATCATCGCGAAGGAGCCCACTGCAGGGTTCTGGGCCGGACAGACCGACGCCGACGACCTGGGTGCGTCGTACGACCTGCTCGATCGGATCCTGGTCGGGCTCGTGGATCGGGGCCGGTCCCCGGAGGTCGTCGCGGACGATCTCGGCGTCGACCTCGAACTCGCCGAGGAGACGGCGAACCGCCACGCCGAATCGGCCCACAAGCGGACGGTTCCGCCGACGCCCGGCGTGGAGGATCGAACGCCACGAACCCCGCGATCGGAGTGACGCCGACGAGAGCCGACCCGTGAACACCATCGATCCCACGTAGTTCGGCCCCGGAACGACACGCCAGCGCGGGTCCACCGGTCCCGGGAC comes from the Halalkalicoccus sp. CG83 genome and includes:
- a CDS encoding NAD+ synthase encodes the protein MNGRVEHREYGSEATDDGSRVRPEEGLLLTTPAAVARVRAEVVSFVRQRVEESGATGVVVPMSGGIDSTVTAAVAAEALPRSRVLALGLPCLKTESVGTIDARTIATGLGIRYEEVQLKPLLDRFEEAIESELGVVEDRTTTGNAIARLRMSCAYYAANAESSLVLGTANRSELLLGYFTKYGDGGADLYPLGDLYKTEVRALAPRVGLPQRIIAKEPTAGFWAGQTDADDLGASYDLLDRILVGLVDRGRSPEVVADDLGVDLELAEETANRHAESAHKRTVPPTPGVEDRTPRTPRSE